One segment of Paenibacillus rhizovicinus DNA contains the following:
- a CDS encoding XdhC family protein, whose product MESERISAFADKDSAAAVLATIIQVRGHSYRKEGASMLLTEDGRRIGSISPGCLEADLHARVAAILEAGVHEVANYNMRPEEDVVWGEEIGCGGEIRILLEPLTGTLRGLLREIGRRVRCGERVKLVRREAGGILRYWLEPAGARSESAADSAGAVAERMSRHGEESRAETEGAAAVTASGHGAEELEADGALPFFVPASGREVKERETEGALLFATVFAPRDRLVIFGARDEAVAVGELARGIGFETVVADWRPELCRPGRFPHAATFVGEPERIVAELQIGERDFVMIGSHHLRRDREMAALVMPLRPAYLGIVGSARRIKLVLDGMAPEPFVKAPIGLAIGAEGAEEIAVSVAAELIGWRKRLRSSAFERRNA is encoded by the coding sequence ATGGAATCAGAACGGATTTCGGCTTTTGCAGACAAGGATTCCGCCGCCGCGGTGCTTGCGACCATTATCCAAGTGCGAGGGCATTCCTATCGCAAGGAGGGGGCGTCCATGCTTCTGACGGAAGACGGCAGGCGTATCGGGAGCATCAGCCCGGGCTGCCTGGAAGCGGATCTGCATGCCCGGGTCGCGGCCATTCTCGAAGCGGGCGTTCACGAAGTGGCAAACTATAATATGCGGCCCGAAGAGGACGTCGTGTGGGGCGAGGAGATCGGCTGCGGCGGCGAAATTCGTATTCTCTTGGAGCCGCTGACGGGGACGCTGCGCGGGCTTCTGCGGGAAATCGGCCGCCGAGTGCGCTGCGGCGAGCGCGTCAAGCTCGTTCGTCGCGAAGCCGGGGGCATTCTCCGTTATTGGCTTGAGCCGGCGGGGGCGCGCTCCGAAAGCGCCGCCGATTCGGCGGGAGCGGTTGCCGAACGGATGTCCCGTCATGGCGAAGAGAGCCGTGCGGAGACAGAAGGGGCAGCCGCTGTAACGGCTTCGGGGCACGGGGCAGAGGAGCTGGAGGCGGACGGCGCCTTGCCGTTCTTCGTTCCGGCTTCGGGACGCGAAGTTAAGGAACGGGAGACGGAAGGAGCCTTGCTGTTCGCGACCGTATTCGCGCCTCGCGACCGGCTCGTTATTTTCGGAGCCCGCGACGAGGCGGTTGCGGTCGGCGAGCTGGCCCGCGGCATCGGCTTCGAGACGGTCGTCGCCGACTGGCGTCCGGAGCTTTGCCGTCCGGGAAGGTTCCCGCATGCGGCGACGTTCGTCGGCGAACCGGAGCGGATCGTAGCCGAGCTGCAGATCGGCGAGCGGGATTTCGTCATGATCGGCAGCCATCATTTGCGCCGGGACCGCGAGATGGCGGCGCTCGTCATGCCGCTCAGGCCGGCCTATCTCGGCATCGTCGGCTCCGCGAGGCGGATAAAGCTCGTGCTGGACGGGATGGCGCCCGAGCCGTTCGTCAAAGCGCCGATCGGCCTCGCGATCGGCGCCGAAGGGGCGGAGGAGATCGCCGTCAGCGTCGCCGCCGAGCTGATCGGCTGGCGAAAGCGACTGCGGTCATCCGCATTTGAAAGGAGAAACGCATGA
- a CDS encoding 5'-deoxyadenosine deaminase, with translation MGTTLIRNAVIVTMNARGEVLRGDVWIENNRIVRIGANLQENADRVIEAGGKTLLPGFVQTHIHLCQTLFRGRADDMELIDWLRRRIWPMEAAHDEESVYYSALLGLGELIRSGTTTILDMETVNHTEAAFRAIEESGMRAFSGKVMMDCGDEVPEGLRETTADSIRRSVELLEAWNGAAGGRIRYAFCPRFVVSCTEGLLTEVRDLAAHYGVPVHTHASENRGEIALVEAERGMRNVVYLDRIGLARPNLILAHSIWLDDEEKRIIRERGVKVTHCPGSNLKLASGIAEIPALLEAGVKVGLGADGAPCNNNLDMFQEMRLSAYIQKVKYGPTVMNAASVLRMATMGGAEVLGMEKEIGSIEVGKLADLQLLDLEDFHVYPSFDADWASRIVYAATRGDVDTVMIDGEIVMEGKVVRTIDKSRVLPASNAALRRLLDRL, from the coding sequence ATGGGGACGACGCTGATCCGCAACGCCGTCATCGTCACGATGAACGCGCGCGGCGAGGTGCTACGGGGCGACGTTTGGATCGAAAACAACCGAATCGTCCGAATCGGCGCGAACTTGCAGGAGAACGCCGATCGGGTCATCGAAGCCGGGGGCAAGACATTGCTGCCCGGCTTCGTCCAAACGCATATTCATTTGTGCCAGACGCTGTTTCGCGGCAGAGCCGACGATATGGAGCTGATCGACTGGCTCCGGCGGCGCATTTGGCCGATGGAAGCGGCGCATGACGAAGAGTCGGTCTATTATTCGGCGCTGCTCGGGCTCGGGGAATTGATTCGGAGCGGCACGACGACGATCCTCGACATGGAGACGGTGAATCATACGGAGGCCGCCTTCCGCGCGATCGAGGAAAGCGGCATGCGGGCCTTCTCGGGCAAAGTCATGATGGATTGCGGCGACGAGGTGCCGGAGGGGCTTCGGGAGACGACGGCGGACTCGATCCGCCGGAGCGTCGAGCTGCTGGAAGCGTGGAACGGCGCGGCCGGCGGCCGCATCCGTTACGCGTTCTGTCCGCGCTTCGTCGTCTCTTGCACGGAAGGGCTGCTGACCGAGGTTCGCGATTTGGCGGCGCATTACGGCGTGCCTGTTCACACCCACGCTTCGGAGAACCGCGGCGAGATTGCGCTCGTCGAGGCGGAGCGCGGCATGCGCAACGTCGTCTATCTCGATCGCATCGGCTTGGCGCGGCCGAATTTGATTCTGGCGCACAGCATCTGGCTCGACGACGAGGAGAAACGGATCATCCGCGAGCGAGGCGTTAAGGTGACCCATTGTCCGGGCTCGAACTTGAAGCTGGCGTCCGGCATTGCTGAAATTCCGGCGCTGCTCGAAGCCGGGGTGAAGGTCGGGCTCGGGGCGGACGGCGCGCCTTGCAACAACAACCTGGATATGTTCCAGGAGATGCGCCTGTCCGCGTACATCCAGAAGGTGAAGTACGGACCGACGGTCATGAACGCCGCTTCCGTGCTCCGGATGGCGACGATGGGCGGCGCGGAGGTGCTCGGCATGGAGAAGGAGATCGGCAGCATCGAGGTCGGCAAGCTGGCCGATCTGCAGCTGCTCGATTTGGAGGATTTTCACGTCTATCCGTCATTCGATGCCGATTGGGCGTCGCGTATCGTCTACGCGGCCACGCGCGGCGACGTCGACACGGTCATGATCGACGGCGAGATCGTCATGGAAGGCAAAGTCGTGCGGACGATCGACAAATCCCGGGTGCTCCCGGCTTCGAACGCTGCATTGCGGCGCTTGCTTGATAGGCTATAG
- a CDS encoding 8-oxoguanine deaminase: MGTLLVKNAKSIVTMDGERRVIEGGSLYADGQEIVAIGTDIPYAEADTVVDATGMIVYPGLINTHHHLFQTLTRNIPLAQDCELFEWLGTLFDIWRHLRPEDIYNGAVVGLGELLKTGCTTASDHFYCFPKGISGELMDEEIRAAAELGIRFYPTRGSMSLGRSEGGLPPDAVCQTDNEIIKDTIRVIERYHGSDRFAMVRVGVAPCAPFSVTSDLLRESAALARSYGVRMHTHLAETLDEERYCLDRFGVRPLEYMERHGWVGDDVWYAHGIHFDDDEIRLMGRHGCGVAHCPTSNMKLSSGVFKLLRMQEAGVRVGLGVDGSASNDGGSMIGEARMSYLLHKLAHGSSSLDAAGALGLATRGSASVLGWNDAIGSLEAGKAADMFMIDTRRLEFAGALFDDAALPIVTGMSRPVDMTIVGGKIVVKDGRLTGIEEERAAEAAQASALRLFNEASLRTGIDYRRSRLHALK, from the coding sequence ATGGGAACGCTGCTCGTCAAAAACGCCAAATCGATCGTCACCATGGACGGCGAACGCCGCGTCATCGAAGGCGGCAGCCTGTACGCGGACGGTCAGGAGATCGTCGCGATCGGGACCGACATTCCTTACGCGGAGGCCGACACGGTCGTCGACGCGACAGGCATGATCGTCTATCCGGGACTGATCAACACACACCACCATCTGTTTCAGACGCTGACCCGCAACATTCCGCTCGCCCAGGACTGCGAGCTGTTCGAATGGCTTGGCACGCTGTTCGATATCTGGCGGCATTTGCGGCCCGAGGATATTTACAACGGCGCGGTCGTCGGTCTCGGCGAGCTGCTGAAGACCGGCTGCACGACGGCCTCCGACCATTTCTACTGTTTCCCGAAAGGAATATCCGGCGAGCTGATGGACGAGGAGATTCGCGCGGCCGCGGAGCTTGGCATCCGCTTCTATCCGACGCGCGGTTCGATGAGCCTCGGCCGCTCGGAGGGCGGGCTTCCGCCGGACGCCGTCTGCCAGACCGACAACGAAATCATCAAGGACACGATCCGTGTCATCGAACGGTACCACGGTTCCGACCGTTTCGCGATGGTGCGCGTCGGCGTGGCGCCTTGCGCGCCTTTCAGCGTGACGTCCGATCTGCTTCGCGAATCGGCGGCGCTGGCAAGGAGCTACGGCGTCCGAATGCATACCCATCTGGCGGAAACCCTCGACGAGGAGCGGTACTGCCTGGATCGGTTCGGCGTCCGTCCGCTCGAATATATGGAGCGGCACGGCTGGGTCGGCGACGATGTCTGGTACGCGCACGGCATTCATTTCGACGACGACGAAATACGCCTGATGGGCCGCCATGGCTGCGGCGTGGCGCATTGCCCGACCAGCAACATGAAACTGTCCTCGGGCGTGTTCAAGCTGCTGCGCATGCAAGAGGCCGGCGTTCGCGTCGGTCTTGGCGTGGACGGCTCGGCATCGAATGACGGCGGAAGCATGATCGGAGAAGCGAGAATGAGCTATTTGCTGCACAAGCTTGCGCACGGTTCTTCGTCGCTGGACGCGGCCGGCGCGCTCGGGCTCGCCACGCGCGGCTCGGCGTCGGTGCTCGGCTGGAACGACGCGATCGGCTCGCTCGAGGCGGGCAAGGCGGCGGACATGTTCATGATCGACACACGCCGGCTCGAATTCGCCGGGGCGCTGTTCGACGATGCCGCGCTGCCGATCGTGACCGGCATGTCGCGGCCGGTCGACATGACGATCGTCGGCGGCAAAATCGTCGTGAAGGACGGAAGGCTGACGGGGATCGAGGAGGAGCGGGCGGCCGAGGCGGCGCAGGCTTCGGCGCTTCGGTTATTCAACGAGGCGTCGCTGCGTACGGGGATCGATTATCGGCGATCGCGGCTGCATGCACTTAAGTGA
- a CDS encoding FAD-binding oxidoreductase, with protein MSLAWRIKAETDLGDIAVYTDESTVEKLSKDFYWYSPVLEVRLREKKADAVFAPQNEGEVEAALAFAFRHRIPVTVRGAGTGNYGQAVPLEGGIVLDVSGLDAIAEIGDGFARVQCGVKLGALEKKAREAGQELRIYPSTFAKATVGGFVSGGSGGVGSIAWGNLWDGNVLSAVVYTMEERPRRLEIEGRELYDYIHNYGTTGIMTEVVIPLAKKTDWTQVVAEFDDFEDALLFGEALARDGGIPKRLVTPIEWPLPSFFKPLEKVLTPGKSVVFAETADGTLPRLAVLAASHRGGIGHVIPPEKYRKTIGLSDFTWNHTTLWALKADPAYTYLQAGFDPDRYLEQLRELKSLFGDELLMHFEWVLAGGRLLPNALPVVRFASEERLYHIIATCRSIGVEIYDPHTWMLDNGGRGAVTGMQLRKKLNDPLGLLNPGKIG; from the coding sequence ATGTCTCTCGCATGGAGGATCAAAGCGGAAACGGACCTGGGCGATATCGCGGTCTACACGGACGAGTCGACGGTCGAGAAGCTGTCGAAAGATTTCTATTGGTATTCCCCGGTGCTTGAAGTCAGGCTGAGGGAGAAAAAGGCTGATGCGGTCTTTGCGCCGCAGAACGAGGGCGAGGTGGAGGCGGCGCTCGCGTTCGCGTTCCGCCACCGGATTCCCGTCACGGTTCGCGGTGCGGGAACGGGCAACTACGGCCAAGCGGTTCCGCTGGAGGGCGGCATCGTGCTGGACGTGAGCGGGCTGGACGCCATCGCGGAAATCGGCGACGGCTTCGCGCGCGTCCAATGCGGCGTCAAGCTCGGCGCGCTGGAGAAGAAGGCGCGGGAAGCGGGGCAGGAACTGCGCATCTACCCGAGCACGTTCGCAAAGGCGACCGTCGGCGGATTCGTGAGCGGCGGCTCCGGCGGCGTGGGTTCGATTGCGTGGGGCAATCTGTGGGACGGCAACGTGCTGTCCGCCGTCGTGTACACGATGGAGGAGCGGCCGCGCCGCCTCGAGATCGAAGGGCGGGAGCTGTACGACTATATCCACAATTACGGCACGACCGGCATTATGACGGAGGTCGTCATTCCGCTCGCGAAGAAGACCGACTGGACGCAGGTCGTCGCCGAGTTCGACGATTTCGAGGACGCACTCCTCTTCGGCGAAGCGCTGGCGCGCGACGGCGGCATTCCGAAACGGCTCGTGACGCCGATCGAATGGCCCTTGCCGTCCTTCTTCAAGCCGCTCGAGAAGGTCCTTACCCCCGGCAAATCGGTCGTGTTCGCCGAGACGGCGGACGGTACGCTGCCGCGTCTCGCCGTCCTCGCAGCCTCTCATCGCGGCGGTATCGGCCATGTCATACCGCCGGAGAAATACCGCAAGACGATCGGCCTGTCCGATTTTACGTGGAACCATACGACGCTGTGGGCGCTTAAAGCAGACCCGGCCTATACGTATTTGCAGGCGGGCTTCGACCCGGACCGCTACCTGGAGCAGCTGCGCGAGCTGAAAAGCTTGTTCGGCGACGAGCTGCTGATGCATTTCGAATGGGTGCTCGCCGGCGGACGGCTGCTTCCGAACGCGCTGCCTGTCGTGCGGTTCGCGTCGGAGGAGCGTCTCTACCATATCATCGCGACCTGCCGGAGCATCGGCGTCGAAATTTACGACCCGCACACATGGATGCTCGACAATGGCGGCCGCGGCGCGGTGACCGGGATGCAGCTTCGCAAAAAGCTGAATGATCCGCTCGGCCTGCTCAATCCGGGCAAGATCGGATAA
- a CDS encoding fumarylacetoacetate hydrolase family protein, translated as MRLATIVSGGREEAAIVTGAGLVPLRLVNEAAGTGWSEELLGLLSRGELDALESWSRGEGAPLLRRLEAIPASEAVYAPPYRHPRKIWGIGANYRAKAADMKVTPPDAEPICFLKPDTSLIGPGDAIVVPAGSGRVTAEAELGIVIGRTCKNVPEAEAERFVAGFVATLDMTDQDIHARNPRFLGRSKSFDTFFSFGPELVTLQDVRDSESLRVETVLNGQVVHGAFVADMIYPLRQVVAYFSRMATLLPGDVIMTGTPGSVEIREGDLAECRIGGFAGLANPVVREPEDALLAALS; from the coding sequence ATGAGGCTGGCGACGATCGTGTCCGGCGGCCGAGAGGAGGCGGCGATCGTAACCGGGGCGGGACTCGTTCCGCTCCGGCTCGTCAACGAAGCGGCGGGTACCGGCTGGAGCGAGGAGCTGCTCGGGCTGTTGAGTCGCGGCGAACTGGACGCGCTGGAAAGCTGGAGCCGCGGCGAAGGCGCGCCGCTGCTGCGCCGGCTCGAGGCGATTCCCGCCTCGGAAGCCGTATATGCGCCGCCGTATCGCCATCCTCGCAAAATTTGGGGAATCGGCGCTAATTACCGGGCGAAGGCAGCGGACATGAAGGTGACGCCGCCGGACGCCGAGCCGATCTGCTTCCTGAAGCCGGATACGAGCCTGATCGGTCCCGGCGACGCCATCGTCGTTCCGGCCGGGAGCGGACGGGTGACCGCGGAGGCGGAGCTCGGCATCGTGATCGGGCGGACCTGCAAGAACGTGCCGGAAGCGGAGGCGGAGCGTTTCGTCGCGGGCTTCGTGGCGACGCTCGACATGACGGATCAGGACATTCATGCGCGCAATCCGCGTTTTCTCGGCCGCTCCAAAAGCTTCGATACCTTCTTCAGCTTCGGACCGGAGCTGGTCACGCTGCAGGACGTTCGGGATTCGGAGTCGCTTCGGGTGGAAACCGTCTTGAACGGACAGGTCGTCCACGGCGCCTTCGTTGCGGATATGATTTACCCGCTGCGGCAGGTCGTCGCGTATTTCTCCCGCATGGCAACGCTGCTTCCGGGCGACGTCATTATGACGGGAACGCCGGGTTCGGTCGAAATCCGCGAAGGCGACTTGGCGGAATGCCGAATCGGCGGCTTCGCCGGTCTCGCCAATCCGGTCGTGCGGGAGCCGGAGGACGCGCTTCTAGCCGCGTTATCATAA
- a CDS encoding creatininase family protein, which produces MFMRYEGAAWEERFLPRLTSKQVKELPKEDALVVLPIGAIEQHGPHLPVMTDALIGEATLTQALAKLPSEANIWLLPPISYGKSNEHLGLPGTISLSAATLQGIVMDIAESLKLSGFGKLLLFNTHGGNVDLLNVVSREIRIRHGMTVFYLAPSSLGGAEDLIEPEELEYGIHGGDYETSIVKAIKPGWVQDDFLVREMPNVGDKRFLTLEGRIRFAWRMADISASGICGDATKATAAKGEIIQERVTDTLAEALVELCAFDVADVRRGAEEKAKKELKS; this is translated from the coding sequence ATGTTTATGCGATATGAAGGAGCGGCCTGGGAAGAGCGTTTCCTGCCGCGGCTGACGAGCAAGCAGGTGAAGGAGCTGCCGAAGGAGGATGCGCTCGTCGTACTGCCGATCGGCGCGATCGAGCAGCACGGGCCGCATTTGCCGGTCATGACCGACGCGCTGATCGGGGAGGCGACGTTGACGCAGGCGCTGGCGAAGCTGCCGTCCGAAGCGAACATATGGCTGCTGCCTCCGATTTCTTACGGCAAAAGCAACGAGCACCTCGGACTCCCGGGTACGATCTCGCTTTCCGCGGCGACGCTTCAGGGCATCGTCATGGATATCGCGGAGAGCTTGAAGCTGAGCGGCTTCGGCAAGCTGCTGCTGTTCAACACGCACGGAGGCAACGTCGATCTGCTGAACGTCGTTTCCAGGGAAATCAGAATCCGGCACGGGATGACCGTGTTCTACCTGGCGCCGTCCAGCCTCGGCGGAGCCGAGGATCTGATCGAGCCGGAGGAGCTGGAATACGGCATTCACGGCGGCGATTACGAGACGTCGATCGTCAAAGCGATCAAGCCGGGCTGGGTGCAGGACGATTTTCTTGTCAGGGAGATGCCGAACGTCGGGGACAAACGGTTTCTGACGCTCGAAGGGCGAATCCGGTTCGCCTGGCGGATGGCGGATATTTCGGCGAGCGGCATATGCGGTGACGCCACGAAGGCGACGGCGGCCAAGGGCGAAATCATTCAGGAGCGAGTAACCGATACGCTGGCCGAGGCGCTCGTCGAGCTGTGCGCGTTCGACGTCGCCGACGTCAGGCGCGGCGCGGAGGAGAAGGCGAAGAAGGAGTTGAAGTCATGA
- a CDS encoding amidase, with protein MQQGFNAYINEHAVVEPTGEGPLSGMDFAVKDVFALAGHASSAGNPDWLRTHGPAEAHAEAVARLLASGGRLKGTTITDELMFSLNGENIHYGTPVNPKAPGSIPGGSSSGSAVAAAAGLADFALGTDTGGSIRIPSSYCGLYGIRPTHGLVSLDGVIPLAASFDTVGWMARDAATMQRVGEVLIGGAGESAGGAFKRLVFATDAWDVAEADCRRALADTAAALEGALDVRKLAIAPQGLEAWFATFRTMQGYEIWSAHGAWIAERRPKFGPGIAERFAWSATLTRDDYERALPMRQRIRESLAELLGDDSLLVIPTAPCSAPRIGLTGAQVERTRMRAMQLSCIAGLGGLPQATIPLQGEDGRPVGLSFIAGPRQDAKLLRWIRDTASRALPPQSVV; from the coding sequence ATGCAGCAGGGTTTCAACGCATATATCAACGAGCATGCCGTCGTCGAACCGACCGGGGAGGGACCGCTCTCCGGCATGGATTTCGCGGTCAAGGACGTGTTTGCGCTCGCCGGTCATGCGAGCTCGGCAGGAAATCCGGACTGGCTGCGCACCCACGGACCGGCGGAGGCGCATGCCGAAGCCGTCGCTCGGCTTCTGGCAAGCGGCGGAAGGCTCAAGGGAACGACGATTACCGACGAGCTCATGTTCAGCCTGAACGGGGAAAACATCCATTACGGCACGCCGGTCAATCCGAAGGCGCCCGGCTCGATTCCGGGCGGCTCTTCCAGCGGCTCGGCTGTCGCGGCGGCTGCCGGCCTCGCGGATTTCGCGCTTGGCACCGACACCGGCGGTTCGATCCGCATTCCTTCTTCTTACTGCGGCCTGTACGGCATCCGGCCGACGCACGGACTCGTTTCGCTGGACGGCGTCATTCCGCTCGCCGCCAGTTTCGACACCGTCGGCTGGATGGCGCGCGACGCCGCGACGATGCAGCGAGTAGGCGAGGTACTGATCGGCGGCGCGGGCGAGTCGGCGGGCGGCGCATTCAAGCGGCTGGTCTTCGCGACCGACGCCTGGGACGTGGCCGAGGCGGATTGCCGCCGGGCGCTGGCCGATACGGCAGCCGCGCTGGAAGGCGCGCTAGACGTCCGCAAGCTTGCCATAGCTCCGCAGGGATTAGAGGCTTGGTTCGCGACGTTCCGGACGATGCAGGGCTACGAAATCTGGTCCGCCCACGGCGCGTGGATTGCGGAGCGCCGGCCGAAATTCGGGCCGGGCATCGCGGAACGATTCGCCTGGTCGGCCACGCTTACCCGGGACGATTACGAGCGGGCGCTTCCCATGCGGCAGCGCATCCGCGAATCGCTGGCGGAGCTGCTCGGCGACGACAGCCTGCTCGTCATTCCGACGGCGCCGTGCTCCGCGCCGCGGATCGGCCTGACGGGCGCGCAGGTCGAGCGAACCCGCATGCGGGCGATGCAGCTTTCGTGCATCGCGGGCCTTGGCGGCCTGCCGCAGGCAACGATACCGCTGCAGGGCGAGGACGGCCGGCCGGTCGGCCTGTCGTTCATCGCCGGACCGCGACAGGACGCGAAGCTGCTGCGCTGGATTCGAGACACGGCGTCGCGCGCGCTGCCGCCGCAATCCGTCGTCTGA
- a CDS encoding cupin domain-containing protein, whose amino-acid sequence MKMPGLVLGHFEQCQVKKIAANDTNKFVLLCDGTQVPFVSVVEIFDEGGQTPPNEHAEAFEYFYVLEGEGTAIVGEAETDIRKGSFFVVPPGNNHQVRNTGAGRLYVLTTMVPDEKFSDLIKSGPDASLDEEDLRVLSGVRSAGAGAIA is encoded by the coding sequence ATGAAGATGCCGGGTCTGGTGCTGGGTCATTTCGAGCAATGTCAGGTTAAGAAAATAGCTGCCAACGATACGAACAAATTCGTGCTGCTGTGCGACGGGACGCAAGTGCCGTTCGTGTCGGTGGTGGAGATTTTCGATGAAGGCGGACAAACGCCTCCGAACGAACACGCGGAAGCGTTCGAATATTTCTATGTGCTGGAGGGGGAGGGGACGGCCATCGTCGGTGAAGCGGAGACGGACATTCGCAAAGGTTCGTTCTTCGTCGTCCCTCCGGGCAATAACCATCAGGTTCGCAATACGGGCGCAGGCCGGCTGTACGTGCTGACGACGATGGTCCCCGACGAGAAGTTCTCGGACTTGATCAAATCCGGACCGGACGCGAGTCTGGACGAGGAGGATCTTCGCGTGCTGAGCGGCGTCCGTTCGGCTGGAGCCGGAGCGATCGCATAG
- a CDS encoding cysteine hydrolase family protein — protein sequence MKHLGHPRNYWRVSPDSADLCRGAHPPRPVSFGAEPQRLTIDLARSAIVVVDMQNDFCSPDGWLASIGVDTSPLLEPVAPLRRLLPALRQAGLPVVWLNWGNREDRMNLNPSVLHVYDPDGAGTGIGSPLPGSGSRVLEKGSWGAALVEGLEAEPGDVLVDKYRMSGFWDTPLDSILRNLGAQTLLFAGVNLDQCVMHTLQDAVCLGYDAVLLADCCATSSPAYCTEAALYNIKQCYGFVAGSEALLDEMAATAGKGEEQ from the coding sequence ATGAAGCACCTTGGCCATCCTCGCAACTATTGGCGCGTGTCGCCGGATAGCGCCGATCTTTGCCGCGGCGCGCATCCGCCGCGGCCGGTATCCTTCGGTGCCGAGCCTCAGCGGCTGACGATCGATCTCGCCCGCAGCGCGATCGTGGTCGTCGACATGCAGAACGATTTCTGCTCGCCGGACGGCTGGCTGGCGTCGATCGGCGTTGATACGTCGCCGCTTCTCGAGCCTGTCGCGCCGCTTCGGCGGCTGCTTCCGGCGCTTCGCCAGGCAGGCCTGCCGGTCGTCTGGCTCAATTGGGGCAATCGCGAGGATCGGATGAATCTGAATCCGTCCGTGCTGCATGTGTACGATCCGGACGGCGCCGGAACGGGCATCGGCAGCCCGCTGCCTGGCAGCGGATCGCGCGTGCTTGAGAAAGGCAGCTGGGGCGCTGCGCTCGTCGAAGGTCTGGAAGCCGAACCGGGGGACGTCCTTGTCGACAAATACCGGATGAGCGGTTTCTGGGACACGCCGCTCGACAGCATATTACGCAATCTCGGAGCGCAGACGCTGCTGTTCGCCGGCGTCAATCTCGACCAGTGCGTCATGCATACGCTGCAGGACGCCGTCTGCCTCGGCTACGACGCGGTACTGCTCGCGGATTGCTGCGCGACCAGCTCGCCCGCTTATTGCACGGAAGCGGCCTTATACAACATAAAACAATGCTACGGCTTCGTCGCCGGCTCGGAAGCTTTGCTGGACGAGATGGCGGCGACTGCCGGAAAGGGTGAAGAACAATGA
- a CDS encoding ABC transporter substrate-binding protein, with protein MKRNRSLMNVGIAAMLLLAAGCSAARNEPASSGAADNAAQSGNQDADAANESGTKELQKAHLVEGWYAKGEDGGYFAALQQNYYKDAGIDMTIQPGGPQVSGLQLVASGQADFGISYADDILRAREQGIPVVGLLAGFQYTPQVLIYHADDKLGGFEELKGRTVFIQPGVLYWEFIKHKYKLTDVNELNYNGQLVNFLKTKGSLNQGYITNEPYALGEQGVKVNVLKIADSGYANYCDVLFTTEDYLKKHPDIVKAVVQASQAGWAYYLDNYKSVNPFIQTYNKDMAVEAMDYEAEQEKPFILNDETQAHGIGYMKADRWSLVQDQLMEIGALKAKQDVSKAFDASYLKDAG; from the coding sequence ATGAAACGAAACCGATCGCTGATGAATGTCGGCATCGCCGCCATGCTGCTGCTGGCTGCCGGCTGCTCGGCGGCCCGAAACGAGCCGGCTTCCTCCGGGGCCGCCGATAACGCCGCGCAATCAGGCAATCAAGACGCGGACGCCGCAAATGAAAGCGGAACGAAGGAACTGCAGAAGGCGCATCTGGTCGAAGGCTGGTACGCCAAAGGCGAGGACGGCGGATATTTCGCGGCGCTCCAGCAGAACTACTACAAGGACGCCGGCATCGATATGACGATTCAGCCCGGCGGACCGCAAGTGTCCGGCTTGCAGCTCGTCGCTTCCGGACAGGCGGATTTCGGCATCTCCTACGCCGACGATATTTTGCGGGCGCGCGAGCAGGGCATTCCGGTCGTCGGCCTGCTGGCCGGCTTCCAATACACGCCTCAGGTTCTCATTTACCACGCGGACGACAAGCTCGGGGGCTTCGAGGAATTGAAGGGCCGAACCGTCTTCATCCAGCCCGGTGTCCTGTACTGGGAATTCATCAAGCATAAATACAAGTTGACGGACGTCAACGAATTGAACTATAACGGCCAGTTGGTCAATTTTCTGAAAACGAAGGGTTCGCTCAACCAAGGCTACATCACGAACGAACCGTACGCGCTCGGCGAGCAGGGCGTCAAGGTGAACGTGCTGAAGATCGCCGATTCCGGCTACGCCAACTACTGCGACGTGCTGTTCACGACCGAAGACTATCTCAAGAAGCATCCGGACATCGTGAAAGCGGTCGTGCAGGCGAGCCAAGCGGGATGGGCGTATTACCTCGATAATTACAAGTCGGTCAATCCGTTCATTCAGACGTACAACAAGGACATGGCGGTCGAGGCGATGGACTACGAAGCGGAACAGGAGAAGCCGTTCATTCTGAACGACGAGACGCAAGCACACGGCATCGGCTATATGAAGGCCGACCGCTGGAGCCTGGTCCAGGACCAGTTGATGGAAATCGGCGCCCTGAAGGCGAAGCAGGACGTGTCCAAAGCGTTCGATGCCTCGTATTTGAAAGACGCCGGCTAA